A genomic region of Rhodothermales bacterium contains the following coding sequences:
- the tsaB gene encoding tRNA (adenosine(37)-N6)-threonylcarbamoyltransferase complex dimerization subunit type 1 TsaB: protein MPPSVLAIETSGAVCSAAALSGDAVCTRSVRGGRRHDAELMGMIDAVLAESELARGDVHAIAVSAGPGSYTGLRIGVSVAKALAEALGRPLVAVPSLVACALASELEGNLLVAFPSRRKEVFAARVLVSERTARQVGDTLAGEPAAILSSLADGLTAVVGPGADRIDRERARVSECDAGAVARVGAAMLSIGEVVDPELFEPYYLKEFVAGTPTTSVFARLPF from the coding sequence ATGCCCCCCTCCGTTCTGGCCATAGAAACTTCCGGCGCCGTCTGCTCCGCGGCCGCTCTTTCGGGCGATGCGGTCTGTACTCGTTCCGTCCGTGGTGGCAGGCGACACGATGCCGAACTGATGGGCATGATTGACGCGGTACTGGCTGAGTCGGAGCTCGCGCGCGGAGATGTGCACGCCATCGCGGTATCGGCCGGCCCTGGCTCCTACACCGGCCTGCGCATCGGCGTAAGCGTGGCCAAGGCGCTTGCCGAGGCCCTCGGACGGCCGCTCGTGGCCGTACCGTCCCTGGTCGCCTGCGCACTGGCCTCCGAACTCGAAGGCAACCTGCTTGTGGCGTTTCCCTCCCGGCGTAAGGAGGTGTTCGCAGCCCGGGTGTTGGTATCCGAGAGGACCGCGCGGCAGGTCGGCGATACGCTCGCCGGCGAACCGGCAGCGATCCTGAGCAGCCTGGCCGATGGGCTCACTGCCGTCGTCGGACCGGGCGCGGACCGCATCGACCGTGAGCGGGCCCGCGTTTCTGAGTGCGATGCGGGCGCGGTGGCACGGGTCGGCGCGGCTATGCTGAGCATTGGTGAAGTCGTAGACCCCGAACTCTTCGAGCCGTATTATTTGAAGGAATTCGTCGCAGGCACACCCACCACCTCCGTGTTTGCACGACTGCCTTTCTAG